In Streptomyces camelliae, the sequence GGCCCGGATCTTCACCAGTTCCTGAGTGGCGGCGGGGAGCCCGGACTCCACGACCACCTGGCCCACCGCGTTCAGGTGCTTGATCGCCCGGCCGGCGAGCGGGTTGCCGAAGAGGTTCAGACGCGGTTCCATGATCTACTCCTGTGTCCTCGGTGCTGACTACACCCGTCTGACGCCGGGGGATGCCGGGATGTGACATGGCGAGAGGCGATGTGACGGCAGTCACGCGTGGAGCGCTGCGCTCGGCGCCGCTCAGTCACGCCGGGCGGAGAACAGGCGCGCCACCACGGCCAGCACCAGCCCGGCCGCGAGGAGATAGAGGCCGAGACGTCCTTCGGACACTGCCGGTGACCACACCCGCCAGGCCGACGGGCTGTAGCTGTCGGCTGCCAGGTAGGACCCGTAGGAGGAAGAGGAGAGCGTAAGAGGCGTACCGGTCCGGCTGCGTATCCACAGCAGAGCGCCTATGACGGCGCAGGTCGCGGATACGGCATACAGGGCTGTGGTGCAGCGCGAGGCGGGTCTGCTCACGGGTTCTTCCTCACCTTGGTCAGATCAGCGGTGGGCGGGACGTCCAGGTGTGCCGTACGCAACCCCGGCCAGGCAAACGGGTGTATCACGCACGCCTCGGGGACGAGCCTCTCCCTGTCCGTCTGCCGTGCCGCCGAAGCTACGAACGACCCGCTTCGAACGCAGGATGAGGAGACGATGATGCAGAGGACGGCGTCTGGGCGCGCACGAAGACGGCGCGCTCGCCTGTGGGGAGGGCTGCTGGCCCTGAGCGCCGCCGCCCTGGGATTCGGCGGGCCGTCCGCGGCCGCGCAGGCCGGCCAGGACGTCAAGATCTCCGACCACCAGTACGTCCGCGATGACGGGGGCAGCGACCCGACGATCGCCGCGTGCTCGGTCAACAAGCGCCAGCAGAACGAGCCGACGACCACGGTCGCGCCCCACAACCGGCAGCTGCTGACCGCCGGCGCCAATGACTACTGCGCGGCGGCGACGACCGGAGGGTCGGCCTGGGCCGGGTTCTACTACTCCGCCGACGGCGGGCAGTCGTGGACCGACAGCCTGCTGCCCGGCTACCCGACGGACACCTCGGCCGAGGGCCAGGCCTCGCCGATGTACCAGATGCACGAGAACCAGGCCGGCGACCCCGTCCAGGCCTGGGACAACAACGGGCACCTGTACTACGCGACCATCGCGGACAACCTCACGAGCAATCCCAACGCGTCGCTCTTCGTCTCGCGCTACGACTGGACCTCCGGCCCGAAGCCCAACCACCGATACACCACGCTCGTCGCCCGGTCCACCCCGGTCCAGGACTTCCGCGGACTCTTCCAGGACAAGCCTGCGCTGGAGGTCGACCGCGGTGCCGACAGCCCGAACGCCGGCAACATCTACGTCTGCTGGACCCGCTTCACCGGCCCGAACTCCCCGAACGCCGTGTATGTGGCCCGCTCGACCGACCAGGGCCGCACGTTCACCACGAACAGGGTCACCAATTCCGTGACCGCGTCCGACATCTGCGACGTCACGGTCACCCGCAACGGCAGCGTCTACGTCAGCTGGCACCAGCTGGCGGCGAACGGCCTGGGCAACAGCTCCATCGGCTGGGTGAAGTCGACCGACGGCGGGCGCTCGTTCACCAGGCCGAGGGTCGCCACGTCCTACGTCGGCTGGCAGGCGCTGGACCAGACAGTGTTGCCCGGCACCGATCCCCGTGACTGCGGTGACGGCCCCCTCGCCTGCCAGTCCGGCTATACGTTCGCCCGCGTAGGCAGCCAGGTCCGCCTGGCCGCCGACCCCACCTCCGCCGGTAACCCCGACGAGGTCTTCCTGGTCTACGACGGCACGGTGCCCGGTTCGCAGACACCGACCGGGACGACGTACGGAACCGTCGGCAGGGGAACCGGAAGCCAGGACGCGCTCTACTTCATGCGGACAGGTGACGGCGGCGCGACCTGGAGCAGCCCGCAGCGCATCGACCCGCAGGCGAAGGGCCACCAGTTCCTCCCCGACATCGCCGCCGACTCGGGCCGGCTGCACGTCGTCTGGCAGGACAGCCGGGACGACACCGCGAGCGGGCCGGGAGGCGGGGACTTCCGTACGGTGCCGGTCTCCAACCGCTGGGTGAGCGACAACCCGCCGGGTTCCGTGTCGACCGGAACAGGCCTGGACACCTACTACGCGACCTCGTCGGACTCCGGAGGGAGCTGGGCGGTCAACAAGGTGTCCACCCAGTCGACCATGCCGCAGTACGAGCAGTTCACCGACGCCGACGAGCCGTTCTTCGGCGACTACAACTACATCGCCGCGTCGGGTCCGACCGCGTTCCTGGCCTGGACCGACCAGCGCGACACCGTCCCCGGCACCGACCCGAGGTACCCGGCGGCCGAGGGGACGGACGGGTTCGATGTGCACCAGTGCCGTACCCAGAACCCGGACGGCACCTGGGGACCGGACACCTGCCTTGACGCGGGCGGGCGGAACCAGAACATCTACGGGGCAGTGGTGGGCTGAGCCGACCGTGAAAATGCCCCTGACCTGCGCCGGAAACGCAGGTCAGGGGCATGATCGAAAAGGTTACTTCTTCTTGCCCTGGTTCTTGACCGCCTCGATCGCCGCCGCGGCCGCCTCGGGGTCGAGGTACGTGCCGCCGGGGGTGACCGGCTTGAAGTTCTCGTCCAGCTCGTAGGAGAGCGGGATGCCCGTCGGGATGTTCAGGCCCGCGATGTCGGCGTCGGAGATGCCGTCCAGGTGCTTGACCAGGGCGCGCAGGCTGTTGCCGTGGGCGGCGACGAGGACCGTGCGGCCGGCCAGGAGGTCGGGGACGATGCCGTCGTACCAGTAGGGGAGCATCCGGACGACGACGTCCTTCAGGCACTCCGTGGCCGGGCGCAGCTCCGGCGGGATGGAGG encodes:
- a CDS encoding sialidase family protein, with product MMQRTASGRARRRRARLWGGLLALSAAALGFGGPSAAAQAGQDVKISDHQYVRDDGGSDPTIAACSVNKRQQNEPTTTVAPHNRQLLTAGANDYCAAATTGGSAWAGFYYSADGGQSWTDSLLPGYPTDTSAEGQASPMYQMHENQAGDPVQAWDNNGHLYYATIADNLTSNPNASLFVSRYDWTSGPKPNHRYTTLVARSTPVQDFRGLFQDKPALEVDRGADSPNAGNIYVCWTRFTGPNSPNAVYVARSTDQGRTFTTNRVTNSVTASDICDVTVTRNGSVYVSWHQLAANGLGNSSIGWVKSTDGGRSFTRPRVATSYVGWQALDQTVLPGTDPRDCGDGPLACQSGYTFARVGSQVRLAADPTSAGNPDEVFLVYDGTVPGSQTPTGTTYGTVGRGTGSQDALYFMRTGDGGATWSSPQRIDPQAKGHQFLPDIAADSGRLHVVWQDSRDDTASGPGGGDFRTVPVSNRWVSDNPPGSVSTGTGLDTYYATSSDSGGSWAVNKVSTQSTMPQYEQFTDADEPFFGDYNYIAASGPTAFLAWTDQRDTVPGTDPRYPAAEGTDGFDVHQCRTQNPDGTWGPDTCLDAGGRNQNIYGAVVG